The Arachis hypogaea cultivar Tifrunner chromosome 16, arahy.Tifrunner.gnm2.J5K5, whole genome shotgun sequence genome contains a region encoding:
- the LOC112755790 gene encoding U4/U6 small nuclear ribonucleoprotein PRP4-like protein, translated as MEVDEENVPSNTASESAIGPSSDVSVNAATPPHPIQPIIPPPVIPLSAPVPPMAPIPTIPPPSIVPPIAPIPAPPVVRPLAPLPPRPPPIRPPVAQNGEVGSEDSDSDNDDAGGRVNQGAGEYEISEESRLVRERQEKAMQELMMKRRAAALAVPTNDMAVRARLRRLGEPITLFGEREMERRDRLRMIMAKLDADGQLEKLMKAHEDEETAATAGKDGDEEEIQYPFYTEGPKSLRDARIDIAKYSLVRAALRLQRARRRKDDPDEDVDAEMDWALKQAANLSLEFSEIGDDRPLSGCSFSRDGKSLATCSLTGAAKLWSMPKVIKSCTLKGHTERATDVAYSPVHNHLATASADRTAKYWNDQGSLLKTFEGHIDRLARIAFHPSGKYLGTASFDKTWRLWDIETGEELLLQEGHSRSVYGLAFHQDGSLAASCGLDALARVWDLRTGRSILALEGHVKPVLGISFSPNGYHLATGGEDNTCRIWDLRKKKSMYTIPAHSNLISQVKFEPQEGYFLVTASYDMTAKVWSARDFKPVKTLSGHEAKVTSVDVLGDGSYIATVSHDRTIKLWSTNMSSEQTMDVD; from the exons atggaagTGGATGAAGAAAATGTTCCATCAAATACTGCTTCTGAATCCGCCATAGGACCTTCCTCTGATGTTTCCGTCAATGCTGCAACTCCACCACACCCAATTCAACCCATTATTCCACCACCCGTTATTCCTCTTTCTGCGCCTGTGCCACCTATGGCTCCAATTCCCACCATTCCTCCCCCTTCTATTGTGCCTCCCATAGCCCCAATTCCGGCCCCTCCTGTGGTGCGTCCATTGGCGCCGCTCCCTCCTCGCCCGCCGCCTATTAGACCACCTGTGGCGCAAAATGGCGAGGTTGGTTCGGAAGATTCTGATTCGGACAACGATGATGCCGGTGGGAGGGTTAACCAGGGTGCCGGGGAGTATGAGATATCGGAGGAGAGTAGGCTGGTGAGGGAGAGGCAGGAGAAAGCAATGCAGGAGCTCATGATGAAGAGGCGTGCCGCCGCTTTGGCTGTTCCGACCAATGACATGGCTGTGCGTGCTCGCCTTCGCCGGCTTGGTGAGCCCATAACTTTGTTTGGTGAGAGGGAGATGGAGAGGAGGGACAGGTTGAGGATGATTATGGCGAAGCTGGATGCCGATGGCCAGCTGGAGAAGCTGATGAAGGCTCATGAGGATGAAGAGACTGCGGCTACTGCCGGGAAGGATGGGGACGAGGAAGAGATACAGTATCCCTTTTACACCGAAGGGCCAAAGTCTCTCCGTGATGCTAGGATTGATATTGCTAAGTATTCTTTGGTTAGGGCAGCATTGCGTCTTCAACGTGCCCGGAGAAGAAAAGATGATCCGGATGAAGATGTGGATGCGGAGATGGATTGGGCATTAAAGCAGGCTGCTAATTTGAGTCTTGAATTCAGTGAAATCGGAGATGATCGACCGCTTTCTGGTTGCTCCTTCTCACGAGATGGAAAGTCGCTTGCTACTTG TTCTCTAACCGGAGCTGCCAAGTTGTGGAGCATGCCTAAAGTCATCAAATCTTGTACCTTAAAGGGACACACAGAGCGTGCGACTGATGTTGCTTATTCTCCTGTGCACAACCATTTAGCGACTGCATCTGCTGATCGGACCGCAAAATATTGGAATGACCAGGGATCTTTACTGAAGACATTCGAGGGTCATATTGACCGTCTTGCACGAATTGCTTTCCATCCATCAGGAAAGTACCTAGGCACTGCTAGCTTTGACAAGACATGGAGATTATGGGACATAGAAACAGGTGAGGAATTGCTTCTTCAAGAAGGTCACAGTAGGAGTGTATATGGTTTAGCTTTCCATCAAGATGGATCGTTAGCTGCATCTTGTGGACTGGATGCTTTGGCTCGTGTTTGGGATCTCCGAACTGGGCGAAGCATTCTTGCACTTGAAGGTCATGTCAAGCCG GTTCTTGGCATTAGCTTTTCACCTAATGGATATCATTTAGCCACAGGCGGTGAAGACAACACTTGTCGCATTTGGGATTTGAGAAAGAAGAAATCCATGTACACCATCCCTGCTCACTCCAACTTAATATCACAAGTTAAGTTTGAGCCTCAGGAAGGTTACTTTTTGGTAACTGCCTCATATGACATGACAGCTAAG GTGTGGTCAGCCCGTGATTTCAAGCCTGTGAAGACGCTATCTGGGCATGAAGCAAAAGTTACTTCTGTGGATGTTCTTGGTG ATGGCAGTTATATTGCTACTGTCTCACATGATCGTACCATAAAATTGTGGTCCACCAATATGAGTAGTGAACAAACTATGGATGTTGATTAG
- the LOC112755791 gene encoding glycosyltransferase-like At2g41451 — translation MAGLYSSSHRPTYSSSSSASSSSSSRLLLLLTVLPLTLASFAFVLQWRGGVTDPLSRWSPDQPDFPGMSSDADGGANSHPAGTSHLQSASSDCATILLGHSSNNHPSFPYFRDWKLDYSSDLRPKICITTSTSAGLEQTLPWIFYHKVIGVSSFLLFVEGKAASPNVSRVLESIPGVKVIYRTRELEEQQAKSRIWNETWLASFFYKPCNYELFVKQSLNMEMAIVMARESGMDWIIHLDTDELVYPAGIQEYSLRQLLSDVPGNVDMVIFPNYESSVERDDIKEPFSEVSMFKKNYDHLPKDVYFGNYKEATRGNPNYFLTYGNGKAAARVQDHLRPNGAHRWHNYMKTPNEIKLDEAAVLHYTYPKFSDLTSRRDRCGCKPTKEDVKRCFMLDFDRAAFIIASTATEEEMLQWYRERVVWTDKTLNLKLLRKGILTRIYSPMVIIQSLRESGVFRSVIAKAAETTLSKDNFLKSVDINNSTRNGRSENIFSRKFDANGVSQSTARRILEVIDDGLTPSAVPPLSPPRLDLSNPITSS, via the exons atggcGGGTCTCTACTCTTCTTCGCACAGACCCACCtattcttcttcgtcttctgCTTCTTCATCTTCGTCTTCGAGGCTTCTCCTCTTGCTCACGGTGCTGCCACTCACCTTAGCCTCCTTCGCCTTCGTTCTCCAATGGCGCGGCGGAGTCACCGACCCTCTCTCCCGCTGGTCCCCCGATCAGCCTGACTTCCCCGGTATGTCGTCCGACGCCGACGGAGGAGCCAACTCCCATCCCGCCGGAACCTCCCACCTCCAAAGCGCCAGCTCCGACTGCGCCACCATCCTCCTTGGCCACTCCTCCAATAACCACCCTTCCTTTCCGTACTTCCGCGACTGGAAGCTCGATTACTCCTCCGATCTCAGGCCCAAG ATATGCATAACAACGAGTACTTCAGCTGGTTTGGAACAGACTCTGCCATGGATCTTCTATCACAAGGTCATTGGAGTTTCCTCTTTCCTCCTTTTCGTGGAAGGGAAGGCTGCATCACCTAATGTATCTAGAGTCCTCGAAAGCATTCCT GGGGTTAAAGTTATATATAGAACTAGAGAGTTAGAAGAACAGCAAGCTAAAAG TCGAATATGGAATGAGACTTGGTTGGCTAGCTTCTTCTACAAACCATGCAACTATGAGTTGTTTGTGAAGCAATCTTTGAACATGGAAATGGCTATTGTCATGGCAAGG GAGTCTGGAATGGATTGGATCATTCATCTGGACACTGATGAGCTAGTATATCCAGCAGGAATACAGGAGTACTCTTTAAGACAGTTGCTATCTGATGTTCCTGGAAATGTTGATATGGTTATTTTTCCAAATTAT GAGAGCAGTGTTGAGCGAGATGATATCAAGGAGCCTTTTAGCGAG GTTTCAATGTTCAAGAAGAACTATGACCACCTTCCAAAGGATGTATATTTTGGAAATTACAAAGAAGCAACTCGTGGCAATCCAAACTATTTTCTTACTTATGGAAACGGGAAAGCTGCTGCTAGGGTTCAGGATCATCTCCGTCCAAATGGTGCTCACAGATGGCACAACTATATGAAGACACCTAA TGAGATCAAGTTGGATGAAGCAGCTGTTCTGCATTACACATACCCCAAATTTTCCGATTTGACCTCAAGACGTGATCGGTGTGGCTGCAAGCCAACTAAAGAAGATGTTAAAAGATGCTTCATGTTGGACTTTGACAGAGCT GCATTCATAATTGCTTCAACTGCAACTGAAGAGGAGATGCTTCAGTG GTATCGCGAACGCGTTGTGTGGACAGACAAAACACTAAACCTGAAGCTTTTGAGGAAGGGCATCCTGACTCGCATTTACTCTCCCATG GTTATCATTCAGAGTTTGAGGGAATCCGGAGTTTTTCGTTCTGTGATCGCGAAAGCAGCCGAAACAACACTATCAAAGGACAACTTTTTAAAATCTGTTGATATTAACAACTCAACTAGGAATGGCAGATCAGAAAACATTTTCTCTAGAAAATTCGATGCAAATGGAGTATCCCAATCAACTGCAAGAAGAATTTTGGAAGTCATAGATGATGGCTTAACCCCTTCAGCAGTACCACCATTATCTCCACCCAGACTTGATCTCTCTAACCCCATTACATCTTCAtag